The following coding sequences lie in one Rutidosis leptorrhynchoides isolate AG116_Rl617_1_P2 chromosome 4, CSIRO_AGI_Rlap_v1, whole genome shotgun sequence genomic window:
- the LOC139840420 gene encoding uncharacterized protein translates to MESKTIEKMEEEEEEEEEVQTFKTGALALPIIQSLLDAPQAFFALVLSPTRELAIQIAERFEALGSSIGVKSAVLVGGVDQLQQSIQLGKRPHIVVATPGCLVENLSNTKGISLRTVKYLVFDEADRLLNVDFEKFLNERRTYLFSATTITKKIEADSKYSTVVTLKQLPDKHKDEEVIEFFLGFMDDHYPVRRAFSLSNQVLDLLDEYQKNFDDSLKGVQADSSQPCPSLKEALTRFQHKTIIDSVLVTGENLDTLVEKSIKLSMAFQVVGSLRAQQLSPGMPLEFCLQGLLALLFEATTSVDFVAS, encoded by the exons ATGGAATCTAAAACG ATTGAAAaaatggaagaagaagaagaagaagaggaagaggTGCAAACTTTTAAAACGGGAGCTTTAGCCTTGCCAATAATTCAATCATTATTGGATGCTCCACAGGCATTCTTTGCTTTAGTGCTTTCTCCCACAAG GGAACTTGCAATTCAGATTGCTGAACGGTTTGAGGCATTGGGATCAAGCATTGGTGTTAAGTCTGCGGTG CTTGTTGGAGGGGTTGACCAACTACAACAAAGCATTCAACTTGGAAAGCGACCACATATTGTC GTTGCCACGCCTGGATGCCTGGTGGAAAATTTATCAAATACTAAAGGCATTTCTCTTCGTACCGTCAAGTACTTG GTGTTTGATGAGGCAGATAGGTTGCTAAATGTGGATTTTGAGAAATTCCTCAATGAGAGAAGAACATACCTGTTTTCTGCTACTACTATTACCAAAAAG attgAAGCCGATTCTAAATATTCTACTGTTGTTACCTTGAAACAGCTTCCTGATAAGCACAAG GATGAAGAAGTTATAGAATTTTTTTTGGGCTTTATGGATGATCATTACCCTGTTCGAAGAGCGTTTTCTCTTTCAAACCAA GTATTAGATCTTCTAGATGAATATCAGAAGAACTTTGATGATTCGTTGAAAGGGGTGCAAGCTGATTCCAGTCAGCCATGTCCTTCCTTAAAAGAAGCTTTGACCAGATTTCAG CACAAGACTATCATCGATAGTGTCCTTGTAACAGGTGAAAATCTGGACACTTTAGTTGAGAAAAGTATCAAACTCAGTATGGCTTTTCAG gtggttggctctttgcgtgCGCAACAACTCTCACCTGGCATGCCTCTCGAGTTTTGTTTACAAGGTCTTTTGGCTCTACTATTCgaggcaacaacaagcgtcgattttgTGGCGTCTTGa